The nucleotide window CTTGCCCCAAGTACACAAAGCACTCGCGGCTCCAACTCTCGAATCGCATGGCCCATGTCTGCCAGGGTATAGTGGGCGGCGCTTCGTTCTCGCTCTGGGAGAGACGTGAAGCGGGCGCAGAGTGCCTTGCTCAGTTGTGATCCGCTTCGCTGTCTGTCTCGGCACCGTGCTCTGCCGCATTGGTGTCCTCCTGATCCTCTTCTGCCTCTTCCACCACCTGCTTCAGCCGCAGCGGTCCATCCTTGCCGCTAGGTTGGGGCAGAGCACCGTACATCTTGCGATACTGCTCCAGCTCCTTCTGTTGATTTGCAAAGAAGTCAAGCACGGATGCCATGGGTGCCCGTAGATCGTTGAGCTCCCGAAGCAcaccgccgccaatggcaaTGTGTCGCATGGCCAAAGTCGAGACGCAGGTCTGCGTCCAGTCAGCATGCTGAAGTACATTGTTCGGGGCAATACAAACTCACCTCTATTCTGCTCACTTGGTGCTCCATAAAGTTGAGCAGGAACCTGTCCGTCACTTCGCCGCCTCGGGACTTCATACGCTCTAGGAGCTCCGTCTCCGGTGGCTGCAGCCCGGAGCCTCTaatctcctcgagcgtgcTGCAGAGCATCTCAAGTCGCAGACTGACTCTCCACAAGGCCCAAATGGTCTCGGGGTCAAAGGCCAGCTCGGCACCAGGCGCCAAGATTGCCGGTTTGTCGGGGCCTTCCTCGCGCGGCTCGTGTAGTTGATGGTACTCGATGCGGCCCGCTAGGGCGTGCGCATACAGCGTATAGATGGTTTCTGGGTTTTCCAGCCCCTTGAGCTTCCTCTCACCCATCTCTTTGACTTCGAAGCCCTGGGATGTGAGCGAGCGCAGGTCTTTCTGTATCGCCGCCGCATAtgactcgtcgtcgaacgCCTCCTCGGACCCCGCGGAGCTGTGACGCTCCGTCTCTTGGTAGCCCTCTAGGCACCTCTGGATCTCACTGATGAAATCCGTCGATACAGTGATCTGGCCACCGTCGGCCACTGCCGCGATACGAGCCGCCTTGTTCACCATGGGCCCGAAGTAGTCCATGCGCCGAGTGATGGGGTCGGTTTCGCTCACGCAGTCTCCACCAAAGTGGATGCCCATCCTCACCGACAGGCCTCGGAATATGAGGGTGCCATCCTTGTCGTGGATGATTTCCCCAGACGCCGAATTGAGAATCTCGGCAGGCCAGTTAACGTCCAATAGTCGGAGCTGCACGGCAAAGCACCACAGCAGCGCCGAAGTGGGAGTAGGAAACGCCACCATAAAGGCGTCGCCTTCGGTCTTGACTTCGTACCCTCCGACCCGTCGGAGCTGCCGACGCATCACCTCGTTGTGAAGCTTGATCGCGGACCGCATGGCGCTGGGGTACAGCTCCCACAGCGTCGTCGAATTTTTGATGTCGGTGAAGATGATGGCAAAGTTACCCGTCGGCGCGGGAATCTCTGCCTCGAGGCGGTTGAGGGACGAGTCCAGCAcgtcgcccttggccttgcgaaccctcctcgtcgacagcaTCTGAGCCTCGTCCGGCACGCCTGATGGGTACAGCGACATGCTCGTGCCGCGGTGCAGGCGTGATCTCTCAACGCGCCGTTTCAGGTCCGCAACGcttatcatcatcaccatgaTCTTGCCCGACGCACCGTACGCCATGGCAAGGTCTCGTAATTTCTGAGCGGCGCGCATGAGGTCCGTTCGCTCGGCCCTGGCAATGTCTGTGATTAGGTTGGCATCGAGGTACTCCCACAGCTCACTCGTCGCCATCAAGATGATGTCGTCCTGCTCCTTGACCGTCATGCTGCTGAcatgcggcgccgcctgaACCGCAGGCATCAGGTCGACGTATCCAAATGCCCTCGAGACCTGAAGCAAGTCGTTCAGCCGCCCGTTGCGGGACACCCAGCCGCCTGCTTCGCGAATCCTGGACCGCTCGGACGGCTCAGCGGGGTCGTGCTTGCGAGTGAGCATCTGGTGCTTCCCGTCGGTGTGGATGACCATGGCCTGCGCGTCGCCAACGTTGGCGACGTAGAGCTCGGTGCCCTGGAGATAGACGACagtggcgacgccgcccgagttCAGGTCCTCCTTGCTCAGAACGACCGGCTGCGCCGATCCCCTATGCGTCGTCTTGGGCCGCTCTTCGGTGTGCTGGACGGCGATGGTCACGAGGTCCTTGTTGAGCGCTAGGAATGCCCGACGAAGGGCGTCGATGGGAGTCTCGCCTGCGCGCGTCTTGAGGCTTTTGAGCTCCAAGGCAAATATGTGTCCGAAGTTCTCGTGCAGATACTTGGCAATCTTGGAGCCGCCGCTAGAGAGAGCCTGTCCGTCGAACAGCCCCAGAAGCATCTCCGTCTCAGACGAGTTGAAGCGAGGCACAACCAGATCGACCGTCGACAAGTGCTCGTTCTTACCGAGCGTGTCGGCCATGCCATAAGGGAGGTGGCCTGCCAGCGAGCCAGACGTGCGCACACGTCGGTCTTCGCTCTGGTCCGGAATGCTGGGTTGCGTCAAGGTGACGTCCATCAAACCCAGTATCCTCAGGTTGACCAGCCGGCTGAAATCCGTGTACTGTTCCCGATTGACGGCACCTGGCCCGTCGATGCCTCCCCATGCAGTTTGTTTGATTTCCAACCGCTTGTTGCCAGACAAGTTGAGGTATCGCAGGTTGGGGTTCAGGTTCCAGTTCCAATCGTAGGGCACGTTGGAGATGTTGTATTTCAACGAGTTGCTGCCACAGTccaggacggcgagcttcttGGCCCTAGAGATATCGGCCGGCAGGTTGGTGAACTTGTTGCTGTTGATGTAGAGCGCTTGTAGCAGGCTCGACTCCTCCAGGTCATCCGCCGGAACTGTCGTGAGGCCATTTCCGGACAGATACAGCTCCACGAGTTGCGGCCAGCTCTTGATGGATCTCTGAGGCATGTCGCTAATCTCATCGTTATACGACAGGTTCAAGACTCGAAGCTCGCTCAGCAACGTAATCTGGTCAAAgacatcgtcgtccaggCGATTGTCCGCGAGGTACAAATTGCGCAGGGAGCCGGCAAAGGTGTTTGTGAGCCTTGACGACAGACCCGAATCTTTCCGCATGGCTGCCGGGGGCGCGCTGCTGGATCCAGTCCCCTGCGTTCCCTGTGATGCGGCTCTCGAAACAACCGACGTCTTgcggccgcccttgccgtaGAGAGACACGACCGAGCTCTTCCGGTTCTCGCCGTTTTGCACCGGCGAAGGGCCTACACTGAGCAGCGTGCTGGAAGCCTGGCTCGGCCTCCGTTCGTCTGAGAGTTCTTCGGAGCTGGGTGTAGATGGCAGCGTGGCCAGTGGCAGGGCCTTGCCATTCtgcaccggcggcggtccaGACGACTCCTCTCCCGGCAGCCGGGGAGGTCTCGAGGCCGGTTTGGGAAACACGTCGAGGACGTTGGATGATGCATTGAACGTCTCGAGCTTGTTTGCCCACCAAATCTCCATGGGAAGTTTGGAGATGTTGTTCCCGCGGACGTCAAGAACGCGCAAGTCGGTGAGGCACCCAATCTGAGGCGGCAGCTCGCCCACCGAGTTGTTGGCGATGCTGAAGTGCTCAAGTCTGCTCAGGGCTCCGatctgcggcggcagtgacACGAAGTAATTCTTGTccaggacgaggcgctccAGGTTCGTCATATTAGAAAAGGCCGAGTCAATGCTGGCCAACTGGGCGTGGGATAGATTCAATGTCTTGAGTGTCGGTACCGGCTCGATGATCTCAAACTTATTCAGAGGGTTCGAGTTGAGCTTCAGCTGGCGAATGCGTTCAAAGCGACCCACAAAGGAGGAGACACGATTGTGAGCTGCATACAGAAGCTCCAGTTTGGGAAGCTCCGAAATGATGTCGATGCTCGTGATGGAGTTGTACTTGATATCGAGCTCCCGCAGGCTGATGAGCTGACGGAAGCCGTGCGGGACATCTTCTGAGAGTCGGTTGTTGGTGATAAGAAGCTTCTCGAGGTTTTTCAGATTGCCAATCTCCTCGGGCAAGGTTGCTATGGCGTTGAAGCTGAGATCGAGATCTACGAGGCTATGCAGCTCACAGAGGAAAGGCGGGAACATGTCGAGGAAGTTGGAGGAGATGTTGAGACTTCTCAACGCCTGATATGCGCCAAACGACGGCGGTAAGTGCGTCAGTCTGTTGTTGGCAAGATTCATCTTGAGAAGACCCGTGAGGCCCCCGAGCTCGGCGTGCTCAAGCTGCTCGACCCTGTTGTTTGAGATGTCGAGATACGTCAGCTTGCCGGCGCGTCCAAGGCTCAACGGTAGTTTTCTTGCTTCGTTATTGGTGAATTTGATGTCTCGAAGGTGTTTACAGGACTGGATGAAGTCTCGTGGTACGTCAAGTGACAGGTTGCGCGACAGATTCAGAGAAATAATGTCGGAGGCCTTGAGGTAGAGGGAGATGGGAATCGTGACAAGATTGCGACCAGAGAGGTCGACATAGTTGAGCTTTTGGGAGCGAGTGATGCCAAGATCGGTCGTCCGAGCGTGAAAGTCACTCTCCCTGGCGGAGAGAAACATGAAGCGGCAGAGGTAGCCGTTATCCTCGCGGCCGAGTTCCTCTATCCTGTCCTTTTCCTCATAGCCGACCTGCTGCAACAGCCGCTTCTGCATGAGCAGCGGCCGCTCCGGGGGCGTGAGAACACGTATCAAGTCGTGCTTCTTCATGATGATGTGATAGTTctccaggccgtcgacaacaTACGTCTTCTTGACGACTTGAGATATTACGTCGCTGACGGTCGAGTCAAGAGCCATCGAGTGCGTGGAAAACGTGCCGTCGGACCGGAAGATGCGAATAAAATACGGcgccagcttctcctcgggccgtggcggactgcccacctcgtcggcgtctgtGGTATGGTTCGACCGCTCCTCGGTGCCGCGACGGACGGCCCAGCTGTCGGGGGCATCCCAGCCGCCCTTGGGCTCAACGACCGACTCCTTGCGATCGCCGTAGAGACTGTTGACAAAGGACACGTCCATGGGGGGTAACGCGGGAGGCTTAGTCAGAATACCCTCCATGTCGTTGAGGTTCGTATCGAGATGGTATACATGGCCCGGATCGTTTCGGTCGGTGGGCCCGATGGCCTCTTCGGTGTAGTCGACACCTCGTTGCGTGCGGCCCTTTTTGGAGAAGGGGAACTTGTTGTTAAAAGTGGCCGCTCgctgcgcggccgccctcgggtCCTGCGAGTCACTCATGTCCGATGCGCTGGGCCAGTAGCCCGGGAAGGGGGACGGAGACATGTCCGGTCGCGAGATGTCTGGCCTCGATCCCTTGGCCTGCAGAGAccgggtcgacgagggcatgtcgcgcagcttggagccgtcgtccttgtccttgtgcCGCCGGAGGCGACCGAGCAGGCCGCGTTTGCCATGGTGGCCAGGCGAAATCTGGCCGTCGGCATGGCCAGACCGGGAGCCCGGGGGCGGGCCGCTCATGGCGCTCGGGGTCGGGCTATGCGCCCTCGACCGTTGGATGTTCATGGGGACCGACGGGCCCCGTTCGCGGGGATAGCTTGTAGCGAGCGTGTCTTCCCTGCTGACGCTCGGCCTCAGTGTTCGCGGGTCCTCATTGCTTTTATTGTGGCGGTGGTAGTGATGGCCGGGGAGGTGCACGCCGCCGGATCGCGCAGACGAAGACGACTTGGGCGGCACTTGGGAGGCCGTGCTTTCGGCGGTGCTAGCGTAACGTTCGCGGTCGGGCCCCGTCATGAACTCTCGGACGGGCGCCTCTCCGTACCGCGCAATGTCCTGTAGCAATCACAGTCAGACCCGGGGGGATAGATGAGACGAAAGACGAGCGGgcgggagaaggggggggaccGTTGGGACGGaaggcggggcgggcgcaggATGAGAGCATGGCATGCGCCGCATCTGCCACAGACCAGGgcaagcagcaccagcggATGGGCACATGGCAGGTCGGGCTGTGGATACAACAAACGGgtgcgacgaggaggcagaCGTCGCTCAATTGTCACACGGGGCACGCAAATCCTGTCGCCTCGCAAGGGGCGAGACGTAGCAGGGCGAGCGATGAGCAAGCAGGAGGGCGGGCACGTACAGTATTGTCCTGGTAGAGAAAGGGGACGACCTCGGGGGCGGGCACAGGCGTtcgcggcctcgacgaggaaggcgaggggTCGCGGGGATCCGTGGCATTGGAGTAGTTGCGGTCGCGATGCGAGGGCCGGGTATGGCTGTAGGAGCGCGAGCGCTGGTCCTTGCCGAGCGAGATGGGGAGGCTGCTCTCGGAGCTGTCGCGGCCAGGAAACTCCTCACCGAAAAAGCCCTGGAGTTTGCGgaagccgccgcgggtgACGCTAGTCTTGGAGCcctggctgctggccgtTGTGGTGACGCTAGCCACCGACGGTCGCCTTCCGTCGGGGCTGAAATAGGCCGCGTCGGGCGAGTCGTGGGACccgggcagcagctggagccccCCGTGGCACCCAGACCCAGAACCAGACGCAGACCCGGGCGGTGCGGCAaatgggcgggcgggccccgctgctgctgctgctgctgctgctccagcgtacaacggcggcgcagacgatgacgctccaccaccaccaccaccaccaaacgtcgccgacgacggcagggtGGGCGACAGCTGCGACGTCACCGACAGGCTGTCGCTTGAGTCGTTGTAGAAACTCGTCGGCAGGCCCCGCgacggctggccgccgcccgacatgGACGCGGACCCAGGCTGCGACATCCACGGCGTCGCGTGCGAGCTGGTGCTGGCCAgcgagatgccgccgcccgcgctgccgcctATCGAGGCGTTGCGCGAGCCTCCCTGCGCTCCGTCAATGGCGGCCAGTTCGCGTCGGTAGTTGGTGAGGTCGctgaggcggcggtcgggCACGGAGACGttcgatgtcgtcgacgagggcgagagggcgccgcggccggcggcggcagaagTCGACGTTGGGGACACTTGGCCGTCGTCCCCCGAGGCTCTGCGTGCGCGAGACATGATGCGTTAGAGAGAGCGGGAGAAGGGACGACAAGCACAGACAGGAGAGGGGGGCACGAGACGAGCACGGGGAAGAGCGGGCGAGAATGGCAGGCTCACCTCCTGCGGCTGGCGTGATATGCGCTGTTGCTCTCGTCCGTGCTGACGCGCATGTGGTGGtgaccgcggcggccgctctGACTGTGAGACTGGTGGTTGGAGCTCCGGcgcgcggacgaggcgggcgtcgagggcgtgggcctcaccgtcgtcgtggagCGGGTGCTGCTGTCGGTGCTGTGGCTCGCGCTCGTGATGGAGCTGATgcgggagacggcggcggcctcatTGTCGGACATGGTcaccagcggcaggccgtcgcggacgaggccCGGGCCATGTCAATCGACCGAGGGAGCCAGAGGGCGTTGCGGCGACTGcagccgacgatggcggcggcggcggcggcggcggtgacggcgatgcgatgAGCGGTGCGACCTGTCGGGCAGGCTttcacgtcgtcgccggcgcggtgctCAGCATGCTTAAGCGCTTTCGGCGAGGCGAGAGTCGAAGGAGCGGGCTGGGACGGTATCGACTGGCGGCTGGCAGGTGTTTGAGGCGACTGCTTCGCGTTCGTCTTTCGCGGTGGGGAAGGCGGTCGATGCTGGGAGCACGTTGAGGTGCAAAtcggggcgggcaggcggcggcgggctcggtgTCGAGACAGgctggatggacggatggatggatggagcctGGGGGTTTGTTGGTTGGAGGGGGGCCAGGCGGGTGTGATTGATGAtgtgtggatggatggatgctggTGTCTGGCGTCTGGTACTCTACGGTGTACAAAAGCAGGGCGACAAAGGTATTTTGCTTTGCTAGAGGGGGGCGCGTGTGCGGGCGTGGCAATACCTGCTCGTGCCTCAAGAGCTACTTGCCGGATACAAACGTCAGCTGAGAGAGGCctgtgctggctggctggccatggccgagagGTTCGTACCTCTTCGCCATGGCAAGCGAGGGGGCGAGCGCGGGCTCTTCCCGCCCCCTGCCGCACCGCTGGCAACACCCGAGCGGCCTTGGCTGCTGATACCACCATGGACTGGGACACGGAACCCCCATCTCACCTCACTCAAAAcaagtggtggtggcgccggtGGTTGGTGCTGGGAGCCTCCAACGTCGAGCGCGCGGTAGGAACCTCGATGCTTGGCTTGCCGCAAACGCCCGGGTCCGGGGGAGgatgcgctgccgcccgcttCAGCTCCAGCGGCGGCTACAGGTAACTAGTACCGTACCTTGGTGGGCGTTTTGGAGGGGTACTTTGCAACAAGTactgctgcca belongs to Purpureocillium takamizusanense chromosome 1, complete sequence and includes:
- a CDS encoding Adenylate cyclase (COG:T~EggNog:ENOG503NUNK~TransMembrane:1 (o1767-1786i)); translated protein: MSDNEAAAVSRISSITSASHSTDSSTRSTTTVRPTPSTPASSARRSSNHQSHSQSGRRGHHHMRVSTDESNSAYHASRRRASGDDGQVSPTSTSAAAGRGALSPSSTTSNVSVPDRRLSDLTNYRRELAAIDGAQGGSRNASIGGSAGGGISLASTSSHATPWMSQPGSASMSGGGQPSRGLPTSFYNDSSDSLSVTSQLSPTLPSSATFGGGGGGGASSSAPPLYAGAAAAAAAAGPARPFAAPPGSASGSGSGCHGGLQLLPGSHDSPDAAYFSPDGRRPSVASVTTTASSQGSKTSVTRGGFRKLQGFFGEEFPGRDSSESSLPISLGKDQRSRSYSHTRPSHRDRNYSNATDPRDPSPSSSRPRTPVPAPEVVPFLYQDNTDIARYGEAPVREFMTGPDRERYASTAESTASQVPPKSSSSARSGGVHLPGHHYHRHNKSNEDPRTLRPSVSREDTLATSYPRERGPSVPMNIQRSRAHSPTPSAMSGPPPGSRSGHADGQISPGHHGKRGLLGRLRRHKDKDDGSKLRDMPSSTRSLQAKGSRPDISRPDMSPSPFPGYWPSASDMSDSQDPRAAAQRAATFNNKFPFSKKGRTQRGVDYTEEAIGPTDRNDPGHVYHLDTNLNDMEGILTKPPALPPMDVSFVNSLYGDRKESVVEPKGGWDAPDSWAVRRGTEERSNHTTDADEVGSPPRPEEKLAPYFIRIFRSDGTFSTHSMALDSTVSDVISQVVKKTYVVDGLENYHIIMKKHDLIRVLTPPERPLLMQKRLLQQVGYEEKDRIEELGREDNGYLCRFMFLSARESDFHARTTDLGITRSQKLNYVDLSGRNLVTIPISLYLKASDIISLNLSRNLSLDVPRDFIQSCKHLRDIKFTNNEARKLPLSLGRAGKLTYLDISNNRVEQLEHAELGGLTGLLKMNLANNRLTHLPPSFGAYQALRSLNISSNFLDMFPPFLCELHSLVDLDLSFNAIATLPEEIGNLKNLEKLLITNNRLSEDVPHGFRQLISLRELDIKYNSITSIDIISELPKLELLYAAHNRVSSFVGRFERIRQLKLNSNPLNKFEIIEPVPTLKTLNLSHAQLASIDSAFSNMTNLERLVLDKNYFVSLPPQIGALSRLEHFSIANNSVGELPPQIGCLTDLRVLDVRGNNISKLPMEIWWANKLETFNASSNVLDVFPKPASRPPRLPGEESSGPPPVQNGKALPLATLPSTPSSEELSDERRPSQASSTLLSVGPSPVQNGENRKSSVVSLYGKGGRKTSVVSRAASQGTQGTGSSSAPPAAMRKDSGLSSRLTNTFAGSLRNLYLADNRLDDDVFDQITLLSELRVLNLSYNDEISDMPQRSIKSWPQLVELYLSGNGLTTVPADDLEESSLLQALYINSNKFTNLPADISRAKKLAVLDCGSNSLKYNISNVPYDWNWNLNPNLRYLNLSGNKRLEIKQTAWGGIDGPGAVNREQYTDFSRLVNLRILGLMDVTLTQPSIPDQSEDRRVRTSGSLAGHLPYGMADTLGKNEHLSTVDLVVPRFNSSETEMLLGLFDGQALSSGGSKIAKYLHENFGHIFALELKSLKTRAGETPIDALRRAFLALNKDLVTIAVQHTEERPKTTHRGSAQPVVLSKEDLNSGGVATVVYLQGTELYVANVGDAQAMVIHTDGKHQMLTRKHDPAEPSERSRIREAGGWVSRNGRLNDLLQVSRAFGYVDLMPAVQAAPHVSSMTVKEQDDIILMATSELWEYLDANLITDIARAERTDLMRAAQKLRDLAMAYGASGKIMVMMISVADLKRRVERSRLHRGTSMSLYPSGVPDEAQMLSTRRVRKAKGDVLDSSLNRLEAEIPAPTGNFAIIFTDIKNSTTLWELYPSAMRSAIKLHNEVMRRQLRRVGGYEVKTEGDAFMVAFPTPTSALLWCFAVQLRLLDVNWPAEILNSASGEIIHDKDGTLIFRGLSVRMGIHFGGDCVSETDPITRRMDYFGPMVNKAARIAAVADGGQITVSTDFISEIQRCLEGYQETERHSSAGSEEAFDDESYAAAIQKDLRSLTSQGFEVKEMGERKLKGLENPETIYTLYAHALAGRIEYHQLHEPREEGPDKPAILAPGAELAFDPETIWALWRVSLRLEMLCSTLEEIRGSGLQPPETELLERMKSRGGEVTDRFLLNFMEHQVSRIETCVSTLAMRHIAIGGGVLRELNDLRAPMASVLDFFANQQKELEQYRKMYGALPQPSGKDGPLRLKQVVEEAEEDQEDTNAAEHGAETDSEADHN
- a CDS encoding Adenylate cyclase (TransMembrane:1 (o1693-1712i)~COG:T~EggNog:ENOG503NUNK); this encodes MSRARRASGDDGQVSPTSTSAAAGRGALSPSSTTSNVSVPDRRLSDLTNYRRELAAIDGAQGGSRNASIGGSAGGGISLASTSSHATPWMSQPGSASMSGGGQPSRGLPTSFYNDSSDSLSVTSQLSPTLPSSATFGGGGGGGASSSAPPLYAGAAAAAAAAGPARPFAAPPGSASGSGSGCHGGLQLLPGSHDSPDAAYFSPDGRRPSVASVTTTASSQGSKTSVTRGGFRKLQGFFGEEFPGRDSSESSLPISLGKDQRSRSYSHTRPSHRDRNYSNATDPRDPSPSSSRPRTPVPAPEVVPFLYQDNTDIARYGEAPVREFMTGPDRERYASTAESTASQVPPKSSSSARSGGVHLPGHHYHRHNKSNEDPRTLRPSVSREDTLATSYPRERGPSVPMNIQRSRAHSPTPSAMSGPPPGSRSGHADGQISPGHHGKRGLLGRLRRHKDKDDGSKLRDMPSSTRSLQAKGSRPDISRPDMSPSPFPGYWPSASDMSDSQDPRAAAQRAATFNNKFPFSKKGRTQRGVDYTEEAIGPTDRNDPGHVYHLDTNLNDMEGILTKPPALPPMDVSFVNSLYGDRKESVVEPKGGWDAPDSWAVRRGTEERSNHTTDADEVGSPPRPEEKLAPYFIRIFRSDGTFSTHSMALDSTVSDVISQVVKKTYVVDGLENYHIIMKKHDLIRVLTPPERPLLMQKRLLQQVGYEEKDRIEELGREDNGYLCRFMFLSARESDFHARTTDLGITRSQKLNYVDLSGRNLVTIPISLYLKASDIISLNLSRNLSLDVPRDFIQSCKHLRDIKFTNNEARKLPLSLGRAGKLTYLDISNNRVEQLEHAELGGLTGLLKMNLANNRLTHLPPSFGAYQALRSLNISSNFLDMFPPFLCELHSLVDLDLSFNAIATLPEEIGNLKNLEKLLITNNRLSEDVPHGFRQLISLRELDIKYNSITSIDIISELPKLELLYAAHNRVSSFVGRFERIRQLKLNSNPLNKFEIIEPVPTLKTLNLSHAQLASIDSAFSNMTNLERLVLDKNYFVSLPPQIGALSRLEHFSIANNSVGELPPQIGCLTDLRVLDVRGNNISKLPMEIWWANKLETFNASSNVLDVFPKPASRPPRLPGEESSGPPPVQNGKALPLATLPSTPSSEELSDERRPSQASSTLLSVGPSPVQNGENRKSSVVSLYGKGGRKTSVVSRAASQGTQGTGSSSAPPAAMRKDSGLSSRLTNTFAGSLRNLYLADNRLDDDVFDQITLLSELRVLNLSYNDEISDMPQRSIKSWPQLVELYLSGNGLTTVPADDLEESSLLQALYINSNKFTNLPADISRAKKLAVLDCGSNSLKYNISNVPYDWNWNLNPNLRYLNLSGNKRLEIKQTAWGGIDGPGAVNREQYTDFSRLVNLRILGLMDVTLTQPSIPDQSEDRRVRTSGSLAGHLPYGMADTLGKNEHLSTVDLVVPRFNSSETEMLLGLFDGQALSSGGSKIAKYLHENFGHIFALELKSLKTRAGETPIDALRRAFLALNKDLVTIAVQHTEERPKTTHRGSAQPVVLSKEDLNSGGVATVVYLQGTELYVANVGDAQAMVIHTDGKHQMLTRKHDPAEPSERSRIREAGGWVSRNGRLNDLLQVSRAFGYVDLMPAVQAAPHVSSMTVKEQDDIILMATSELWEYLDANLITDIARAERTDLMRAAQKLRDLAMAYGASGKIMVMMISVADLKRRVERSRLHRGTSMSLYPSGVPDEAQMLSTRRVRKAKGDVLDSSLNRLEAEIPAPTGNFAIIFTDIKNSTTLWELYPSAMRSAIKLHNEVMRRQLRRVGGYEVKTEGDAFMVAFPTPTSALLWCFAVQLRLLDVNWPAEILNSASGEIIHDKDGTLIFRGLSVRMGIHFGGDCVSETDPITRRMDYFGPMVNKAARIAAVADGGQITVSTDFISEIQRCLEGYQETERHSSAGSEEAFDDESYAAAIQKDLRSLTSQGFEVKEMGERKLKGLENPETIYTLYAHALAGRIEYHQLHEPREEGPDKPAILAPGAELAFDPETIWALWRVSLRLEMLCSTLEEIRGSGLQPPETELLERMKSRGGEVTDRFLLNFMEHQVSRIETCVSTLAMRHIAIGGGVLRELNDLRAPMASVLDFFANQQKELEQYRKMYGALPQPSGKDGPLRLKQVVEEAEEDQEDTNAAEHGAETDSEADHN